A stretch of the Actinomyces faecalis genome encodes the following:
- the hisB gene encoding imidazoleglycerol-phosphate dehydratase HisB — MSRTARIERTTSESTVVVELDLDGSGRTDISTTVPFYDHMLTALGKHSLIDLTVRASGDTDIDVHHTVEDTAICIGEALRQALGDKCGIGRFGDATVPLDEALAHAVVDVSGRPYLVHEGESEAFVHHLIGGHFTGSMVRHVFEAIAYHAGICLHVRVLAGRDPHHVAEAEFKALARALRRAVEPDPRVEGVPSTKGAL, encoded by the coding sequence ATGAGCCGTACCGCCCGCATTGAGCGGACTACCAGCGAGTCCACCGTCGTCGTCGAGCTCGACCTCGACGGCAGCGGACGCACGGACATCTCCACGACGGTCCCCTTCTACGACCACATGCTCACGGCGCTGGGCAAGCACTCGCTGATCGACCTGACCGTGCGCGCCAGCGGGGACACTGACATCGACGTCCACCACACCGTGGAGGACACGGCGATCTGCATCGGGGAGGCGCTGAGGCAGGCACTGGGGGACAAGTGCGGGATCGGCCGTTTCGGTGACGCTACGGTCCCTCTGGACGAGGCGCTGGCCCACGCCGTGGTGGACGTGTCCGGACGGCCCTACCTCGTCCACGAGGGCGAGTCCGAGGCCTTTGTTCACCACCTCATCGGCGGCCACTTCACCGGATCCATGGTGCGTCACGTCTTCGAGGCCATCGCCTACCACGCCGGGATCTGCCTCCACGTGCGCGTGCTGGCCGGGCGGGACCCGCACCACGTCGCGGAGGCCGAGTTCAAGGCGCTGGCGCGTGCGCTGCGCCGGGCCGTGGAGCCCGACCCGCGGGTGGAGGGCGTCCCCTCGACCAAGGGGGCCCTGTGA
- a CDS encoding histidinol-phosphate transaminase: MSTLPLRPGLEGETPYGAPELDVPVRLNVNENPYAPSPEVVQDVAAAVAQVATGLNRYPDRDFPALRQALADYLAVESGVRVPWEQVWAANGSNEVMLHLLQALGGPGRVCLSFTPTYSMYPEYARDTLTQYVAAARAEDFTLDVEAVREAVAAHHPAVILLASPNNPTGTALPLDDVRQVLRAARGNGPVAADGSATDCVVVVDEAYGEFRRPGVPSALELLVEEDGEAYPHLAVCRTMSKAFGMAGLRLGYLAATRELVDLLRVVRLPYHLSAVTQAAAMAALAHREELMSQVASMRADRDRLVGWLREQGWTAFDSDSNFVLFGPFADRDAVFSGLLERGVLIRVVGPAGYLRVCIGTPEEMEAFRRSLLAVTADLPRPDAAQTPKEIHS, from the coding sequence GTGAGCACACTTCCTCTGCGACCCGGCCTTGAGGGCGAGACTCCCTACGGCGCTCCTGAGCTGGACGTACCTGTCCGCCTCAACGTCAACGAGAACCCCTATGCCCCCTCGCCGGAGGTCGTGCAGGACGTCGCTGCCGCCGTCGCCCAGGTGGCCACCGGGCTCAACCGCTATCCCGACCGCGACTTCCCGGCGCTGCGCCAGGCGCTGGCCGACTACCTGGCGGTCGAGTCCGGGGTGCGCGTGCCCTGGGAGCAGGTCTGGGCGGCCAACGGCTCCAACGAGGTCATGCTCCACCTCCTTCAGGCCCTCGGCGGGCCGGGGCGGGTGTGCCTGTCCTTCACACCGACCTACTCCATGTACCCCGAGTACGCCCGAGACACCCTGACGCAGTACGTCGCCGCGGCACGTGCTGAGGACTTCACCCTTGACGTCGAGGCCGTCCGCGAGGCGGTTGCGGCTCACCACCCCGCGGTCATCCTGCTGGCCAGCCCGAACAACCCCACCGGTACCGCACTGCCGCTCGACGACGTGCGCCAGGTGCTCCGGGCCGCTCGCGGCAACGGGCCGGTCGCGGCGGACGGCAGCGCGACCGACTGCGTCGTCGTCGTGGACGAGGCCTACGGCGAGTTCCGTCGCCCAGGAGTACCCAGTGCCCTGGAGCTCCTGGTCGAGGAGGACGGCGAGGCCTACCCGCACCTGGCGGTGTGCCGCACCATGTCCAAGGCCTTCGGTATGGCGGGACTGCGGCTGGGCTACCTGGCTGCGACTCGTGAGCTCGTCGACCTCCTGCGAGTCGTCCGCCTGCCCTACCACCTCTCGGCTGTGACCCAGGCTGCGGCCATGGCGGCGCTGGCCCACCGCGAGGAGCTCATGAGCCAGGTCGCCTCGATGCGTGCTGACCGCGACCGCCTCGTGGGCTGGCTGCGTGAGCAGGGGTGGACGGCCTTCGACTCCGACTCCAACTTCGTCCTCTTCGGCCCCTTCGCTGACCGCGACGCCGTCTTCTCAGGCCTGCTGGAGCGCGGCGTCCTCATCCGCGTCGTCGGGCCGGCGGGGTACCTTCGGGTGTGCATCGGCACGCCGGAGGAGATGGAGGCCTTCCGCCGTAGCCTTCTCGCAGTGACGGCTGACCTTCCGCGGCCTGACGCCGCGCAGACACCCAAGGAGATCCACTCATGA
- a CDS encoding cobalamin-independent methionine synthase II family protein — protein MTTSIRTTHVGSLPRTDTLLKANADHATGALSDADLAAVVRSETDAVVARQAELGITIVNDGEYGHAMTEKVDYGAWWSYSFTRFSGLELLDELPERRPTPAGKLELDAMTDRRDWVAFADAYSDPTSGIHLATRRPWSFPALTGELSYTGQEVVARDITSLKEALGKAGKPLSEGFVASISPAAAARVGNYYYEDDEAAVWAWANALREEYKAITDAGLTVQIDAPDLAESWDQFKVEPAVEDYRRFSAVRIEALNHALEGIDPDLVRYHVCWGSWHGPHSTDLELRHVVDLALRVNANGLTFEAANARHEHEWKIWKDTELPEGKYLIPGVVSHATNVVEHPELVADRITRFAELVGAERVVASTDCGLGGRIHSHIAWAKLASLTEGARLASERL, from the coding sequence ATGACCACTTCCATCCGCACCACCCACGTCGGTTCCCTGCCCCGCACCGACACCCTGCTCAAGGCCAACGCCGACCACGCCACCGGCGCCCTGTCCGACGCCGACCTGGCCGCGGTCGTCCGCTCTGAGACTGACGCCGTCGTCGCCAGGCAGGCTGAGCTGGGCATCACGATCGTCAATGACGGCGAGTACGGCCACGCCATGACCGAGAAGGTCGACTACGGCGCCTGGTGGTCCTACTCCTTTACGCGCTTCTCCGGCCTGGAGCTGCTCGACGAGCTTCCCGAGCGCAGGCCGACCCCGGCCGGGAAGCTGGAGCTGGACGCGATGACCGACCGCCGCGACTGGGTGGCCTTCGCCGACGCCTACTCCGACCCGACCTCAGGTATCCACCTGGCGACCCGTCGCCCGTGGTCCTTCCCTGCACTGACCGGCGAGCTGTCCTACACGGGCCAGGAGGTCGTCGCCCGTGACATCACCTCCCTCAAGGAGGCGCTGGGCAAGGCGGGGAAGCCGTTGTCCGAGGGCTTCGTGGCCTCTATCAGCCCGGCTGCGGCGGCACGTGTGGGCAACTACTACTACGAGGACGACGAGGCTGCCGTGTGGGCGTGGGCCAACGCGCTGCGCGAGGAGTACAAGGCCATTACCGACGCCGGTCTCACCGTCCAGATCGACGCTCCTGACCTGGCCGAGTCCTGGGACCAGTTCAAGGTCGAGCCCGCTGTCGAGGACTACCGCCGGTTCTCCGCCGTACGGATCGAGGCCCTCAACCACGCCCTGGAGGGGATCGACCCCGACCTCGTGCGCTACCACGTGTGCTGGGGGTCGTGGCACGGTCCGCACTCCACGGACCTGGAGCTCCGCCACGTGGTGGACCTGGCCCTCAGGGTCAACGCCAACGGGCTCACCTTCGAGGCCGCTAACGCCCGCCACGAGCACGAGTGGAAGATCTGGAAGGACACTGAGCTCCCCGAGGGCAAGTACCTCATCCCGGGAGTCGTCTCCCACGCGACGAACGTCGTGGAGCACCCTGAGCTCGTGGCAGACCGCATCACGCGCTTCGCCGAGCTGGTGGGGGCCGAGCGGGTCGTGGCCTCGACCGACTGCGGTCTGGGTGGCCGTATCCACTCCCACATCGCCTGGGCCAAGCTCGCCTCGCTGACCGAGGGGGCGCGGCTGGCCTCAGAGCGCCTGTGA